From the Pocillopora verrucosa isolate sample1 chromosome 11, ASM3666991v2, whole genome shotgun sequence genome, the window CGTGCGACTACTTTCACTTTTCTTAACTACGATATTTCAAGATGGCCGGAGCGACAGCTGCGCTGAACAACGAGGACCATTCTCTTACGCCCAATACTTCTGAAATGTCAAGTTGTGACAAAAATATCATCGAGATAGCTCGTTCACTGACTCTGGACTATATTTCCTACCGGTTAAGGAGCAAACTTGAACAGAGCAAACTCCAAGGGTTACCTCGACATTTCCTTATTCCTCCTCAATCGCCCACCAACGTATTAACGAGTACTCTACGAAAACTGGCAACCGATACGGAGGCAAAGTACCCTGATTTGTTCGAATCAGTTTGTAAAAAGTTAGATATAACACCAGTCTCGGCATATCGTACGTTCGTCTGTGTAGCACAAGAGATTTTCCAAGAAGAAACGAATTGGGGCCGAATTGTGGCTTTGTATGTGTTTGGCGGAGTCGTGGCTCACCATTTCGTGGAAACGCAACGACCAGAAATGGTTCAGAAGATCGTGGAATGGACTGTGTCCTTTATTGCCCGTAACTTATTGACATGGATTAGAGAAAACGGAGGCTGGGTAAGTCGTAActctgaatttttcaaatttattctcctttttttatttattttatattatttttactattttttgatatttttctctttatctcGCTTACCAGCTGCACCTTGTAGTAATTTGCTGAATGCAAATTTCAGTCTATATTTACATTGATTATGAGTGAGACATTCATTTATTCTGTCAATGTCTCGTTTACTCTCGTGTCTCGAATTGCTGACATATAGTATTTTAATGCAAATTCTACATGAAATTTTCTGCCTAGACAAAATTTATAGGACCTTACTAAAGTAAACAAgcgaaattaaaatttcccttCAACAGCGGGATACTATTTCACCTCAGTATGTTTTCTTCAACTTTCTCGACATAAACAATGTTTCTGTTTTCGTGGGCAGGTTGGGATCTTGATTTGATGggattatttgaaataaaattaatttgtaagTCTAATGTAAGACAAATTTTCGGTtgaagtgttaaaaaaaaattccgtttgTCAACCGTGGCATCACTATATTGCCCTATGATTTTACTCTTTGATCACTCTCCAAAATTCAAGTAAAGATATTTGAAATTCTTAATTTGCGATTATGTAATAAAGCTTTAAAACTTATGGcgtgaacaaaacaaaattgaaccaTAAGTATATATCAAGTGACAAAATTTACTTTGTCTTCCCTATAGAGATAGTTGTTCTTTTACTTTTTAGAACGTTTATTTCTAGTTAAGAACGGTAAAAATCGTTATTATTTAGCCTTGCCCCAAttcaccatttttttaattatgaagaTATCACTGGCATTAAGTTCAGTATTTTGATATAGGCCAAtagattagttttttttccttgttgttttttttagctCACAATTCTAGTTCATTGTTGTGCTTAGTTGATCTAAGTATTGCATAATATCTAATCCAGATTCATTGCCTTATTATCTTGCTGGaacaaaatttgttaatttataTGTTTCATGATTTTATTTATCACTTTATTTTGCAAGTCTTGGGAGGTTGTGATATCATGCCAATATCTTGTGTTTCCTTTGGATGAAAGTTCTCTCGtttatttttgttcaattttttcctttatcctcaACTAATAGTTATCAGCTTTAACTCAGCTGGTCAAAGATGATCAGAATGACTAGCAAAAGTCATCTTTTAactacagttttttttctattagcTCTTTGTAGTACATGCTGTTGGACAGACTTGTTGACATCAGCACTAGACATGATGTCTTAAaaatagcttttttaaattttttccaaggTGTTTACAATATATCCAGATACTatgcttttttaatttctattttgaaaatcaattttttttattggatcACACTCAATTATTAGTACAGgtatattttgtttctttcaccTTTACTTTTCCCAATGTTGTTATAAGTGTCCTTGGGAAGGAGctatattctttttttataagTTTTCCCAATGATAGAGTTGTCACCTTCCTTTGATGGTCCATAATTGATCTTGCAGTATGGTCACCTTAACAAACTTTGCAGCTGGTAACATTGACTGACACAAAATTGCAGTTATTCCAATTTGGGATCTCTGGGAGAGAGTTCCTTTTACTTGGTTTGGTTGTTACTCCAGAACTTAATAGATTTCTCAAAAACTGCTGGCTTTATTACCATGCATGAGTCATTAAGGAGTGATTGTGGATATTATAACTAGTGTTCGTGTGTTACCTATTTGACAAGAAAGGGAATGTATATTTTCATCAAACAGTGTTGCTCACTTGTACATGCAAGTTGTCTCTTTTATTGATGATGCGTGTTTGGACTTTGAATACTTTTTAGTGTATTTGTAGATCTGGCTTGAATATATTTGACTTCAGAAATAATGTATTAATTTAAGATATCTTATTTTTTGCAGGATGGATTCGTTGCTCACTTCTCTGATTCTTCGCAGTCACAAACCATGTGGAAGAGCTTATTCACTGTGGGAAGTATCTGTGCTGCTGGGTTAACTCTGTTAGCTTTAAACAAGTAAAAcaatttccccttttttttttgtgcactTGCTGTGACACATTCTTTGTATCTGCATTGGGACAAACTTGAAGGACTTGGTTATTAAATCTTTATCCTTTATCACAAATTGATGAGAATACAATTAAAACAGAAGGTTGATCTCTACTTTTGGTATTTTTGGTTGCTGTGGCTTAGAGTCCAACCACTTTTACTAACTAAAAAAATCCACTGGGgatatttttgttaattgttcataaaatcaaattatcattGATACACATGTgtatagttacatgtaaatatGTTGTCTTTAATTTGGTAGTTGATAGAAATTAAACCCCCTTTAGTACAGATTTTTTGATCAGTCACAATGTAGATACAAGACATGCATGTCTCTTGAGAAACATGTGCAGCTGACTTCCTGCGGGGTTGAAAGAAGTAGTGATGCTGAAGAAGCAATTATTGCTCAAGTTGCTAACGAGTTATCAGCATCAAGCTCATTAGTCTAAGTTAAGCTTTTGAGCA encodes:
- the LOC131777916 gene encoding apoptosis regulator R1-like, with product MAGATAALNNEDHSLTPNTSEMSSCDKNIIEIARSLTLDYISYRLRSKLEQSKLQGLPRHFLIPPQSPTNVLTSTLRKLATDTEAKYPDLFESVCKKLDITPVSAYRTFVCVAQEIFQEETNWGRIVALYVFGGVVAHHFVETQRPEMVQKIVEWTVSFIARNLLTWIRENGGWDGFVAHFSDSSQSQTMWKSLFTVGSICAAGLTLLALNK